From a single Vampirovibrio chlorellavorus genomic region:
- a CDS encoding dicarboxylate/amino acid:cation symporter, translating to MARLTKPSLVVQVVAGMVLGIALGHFWPEVGVQIKPLSDIFLRMIKMLIAPLIFATLVIGIAGTGSHKNLGRLGAKTLIYFELATIPALIIGMVVANLLRPGDGIDMSALSAKGVAQLGAITGNIETVQHHTLWDTLVNMVPTSVIDAMARGDILQLVVFSVFFALAILSAGEKARPILGVLQSLSEIMFEFVNKVMAFAPMGVMAAIAATVGANGLKILLVYAKLVGALYFALGIFVLLVLCSACAIARIPFLRLMKAIKEPFLLAFSTASSESALPKAMEVMERFGVPKNVVSFVMPTGYSFNLDGSTLYVALAALFVAQMAHVEMSLQSQLVMLLTLILTTKGVAAVPKASLVVLAATLSAFHLPMEGVAVILGIDHFLDMGRTSINLVGNCVASAVVARWEGVFDDDKMNVFGTENEVFEEETVNESIRTPLLV from the coding sequence ATGGCAAGGCTGACAAAGCCCTCATTGGTGGTTCAAGTGGTCGCGGGTATGGTGCTGGGTATTGCCCTGGGCCACTTTTGGCCGGAAGTGGGCGTTCAAATCAAACCGCTCTCCGACATTTTTTTACGTATGATCAAAATGCTGATTGCCCCGCTGATTTTTGCCACTTTGGTCATCGGAATCGCGGGCACCGGTAGCCACAAGAACCTGGGGCGCCTGGGGGCCAAAACCCTGATTTATTTTGAACTGGCCACCATACCGGCCCTGATTATCGGCATGGTGGTTGCCAACCTGTTGCGTCCCGGTGACGGCATCGATATGAGCGCCCTGAGCGCCAAAGGGGTGGCCCAGTTGGGCGCCATTACCGGCAATATCGAAACCGTTCAGCACCACACCCTGTGGGATACGCTGGTCAATATGGTTCCCACCAGCGTGATTGACGCCATGGCCAGGGGCGATATTTTACAGCTAGTGGTGTTTTCCGTGTTTTTTGCCCTGGCTATTCTTTCTGCCGGAGAAAAAGCCCGCCCCATCCTGGGGGTGCTGCAATCCCTGTCTGAAATCATGTTTGAATTTGTGAACAAAGTCATGGCCTTTGCCCCCATGGGGGTCATGGCGGCCATTGCGGCCACCGTCGGGGCGAACGGACTGAAGATTCTGCTGGTATACGCCAAACTAGTGGGCGCTTTGTACTTCGCTCTGGGGATTTTCGTTCTGCTGGTGCTTTGCTCCGCCTGCGCCATCGCCCGCATTCCATTCCTCCGCCTGATGAAAGCCATCAAAGAGCCCTTTCTGCTGGCTTTCTCCACGGCCAGCAGCGAATCCGCCTTGCCCAAGGCCATGGAAGTAATGGAACGCTTTGGCGTTCCTAAAAATGTGGTTAGCTTTGTCATGCCCACGGGGTACAGCTTCAACCTGGATGGCAGCACGCTGTATGTGGCCTTGGCCGCCCTGTTCGTGGCCCAAATGGCCCACGTGGAAATGAGCCTGCAAAGCCAGCTGGTGATGCTACTGACCCTGATTCTCACCACCAAAGGGGTGGCGGCGGTACCCAAAGCCTCACTGGTAGTTCTGGCGGCCACCCTCAGCGCCTTTCACCTGCCCATGGAAGGGGTGGCTGTCATTCTGGGCATCGATCACTTCCTGGACATGGGCCGTACCTCCATCAATCTGGTGGGCAACTGCGTGGCCTCCGCCGTGGTGGCCCGTTGGGAAGGCGTGTTTGACGATGACAAGATGAACGTTTTTGGCACCGAAAATGAGGTGTTTGAAGAGGAAACAGTCAACGAATCCATTCGCACCCCCCTGTTGGTGTGA
- the folD gene encoding bifunctional methylenetetrahydrofolate dehydrogenase/methenyltetrahydrofolate cyclohydrolase FolD yields MTSPATACILDGKLTSRNLLDSLSLELAQLKAQGLSLPKLVVVLVGDDPASQVYVGKKAKTAQKIGMLSELLTYPAEISQTELLSVIARLNQDASVQGILVQLPLPRHIDTLSVIRAIDPKKDVDGLHPLNMGLLMSGDPSACKPCTPAGVMTLLKAYNVPLAGKNAVVLGRSNIVGKPMGLLLLQENATVTYCHSKTADLPAVCREADILVAAVGVPNLVTADFIKPGAAVIDVGINRLDGKLVGDVDFASASQKAGFITPVPGGVGPMTIATLMANTLFLYRQGQRNA; encoded by the coding sequence ATGACTTCGCCCGCCACCGCTTGCATTCTCGATGGCAAGCTGACTTCCCGGAATTTACTGGACTCACTGTCTCTGGAACTGGCCCAACTCAAGGCACAAGGATTGTCACTGCCCAAACTGGTGGTGGTTCTGGTGGGGGATGACCCGGCCAGTCAGGTTTATGTGGGCAAAAAAGCCAAAACCGCCCAGAAGATCGGCATGTTGTCTGAACTATTGACCTACCCTGCCGAGATTTCGCAGACGGAACTGTTGTCCGTAATCGCCCGCCTGAATCAGGACGCCAGTGTGCAGGGTATTCTGGTGCAATTGCCCCTGCCCAGGCATATCGATACCCTGTCTGTCATTCGAGCCATTGACCCCAAAAAAGATGTGGACGGTCTGCATCCCCTGAATATGGGCCTGCTGATGAGCGGTGACCCCTCGGCCTGCAAGCCCTGCACCCCAGCTGGGGTCATGACCCTGCTCAAAGCCTATAACGTCCCGCTGGCGGGTAAAAACGCCGTGGTACTGGGACGCTCTAACATTGTGGGCAAGCCCATGGGCTTGCTATTGCTGCAGGAGAACGCCACGGTGACCTATTGCCACAGTAAAACCGCCGATTTGCCCGCAGTGTGCCGAGAGGCCGATATTCTGGTGGCAGCGGTGGGTGTACCCAATCTGGTGACAGCCGATTTCATCAAGCCGGGGGCCGCCGTCATTGATGTGGGCATTAACCGCCTGGATGGCAAGCTGGTGGGCGATGTAGACTTTGCCAGCGCCAGTCAAAAGGCCGGTTTCATCACCCCGGTGCCCGGTGGGGTGGGCCCCATGACCATTGCCACCCTCATGGCCAACACCCTGTTTCTCTATCGGCAAGGTCAACGCAACGCATAG
- a CDS encoding superoxide dismutase, with protein sequence MPATQVKPYEAQTYNLQLDGISAEQLETHYALYKGYVTNTNTLNDKLSELREAGKVGTPEYNEIRRRLAFEYDGIRLHEYYFENMIGNGGAAPTSGKLAEALKEYFGSVDAWVADFKATGAMRGIGWAVLYQDPITGRLQNFWITDHENGHPAGFTPILVMDVWEHAYVGDYKATERGKYIEAFFRNINWKVVESRLK encoded by the coding sequence ATGCCCGCCACCCAAGTGAAGCCCTATGAGGCTCAAACTTATAATTTGCAACTGGATGGTATTTCCGCTGAGCAGCTGGAAACCCACTACGCCCTGTACAAAGGCTATGTCACCAACACCAACACCCTGAACGACAAACTGTCCGAGCTGCGGGAAGCCGGAAAAGTCGGCACCCCGGAGTACAACGAGATTCGTCGTCGCCTGGCCTTTGAATACGATGGCATTCGCCTGCACGAGTACTACTTTGAAAACATGATCGGCAACGGCGGCGCTGCCCCCACCAGCGGCAAACTGGCCGAAGCCCTGAAAGAATACTTTGGCAGCGTGGATGCCTGGGTGGCTGATTTCAAAGCCACTGGGGCCATGCGAGGCATCGGCTGGGCGGTGTTGTACCAGGATCCCATCACCGGCCGCCTGCAAAACTTCTGGATCACCGACCACGAGAACGGCCACCCCGCTGGCTTCACCCCCATTCTGGTGATGGATGTATGGGAACACGCTTACGTGGGCGACTACAAAGCCACCGAGCGCGGCAAATACATCGAAGCATTCTTCCGCAACATCAACTGGAAAGTGGTGGAATCCCGCCTGAAGTAG
- a CDS encoding DUF309 domain-containing protein — protein sequence MSDLKSDAEALLTEAMALFNRQAFFECHEVLEELWRPLPSGPEKTCLQGLLQVGVGFYHWQRGNAVGARNKLQSGLEKLDAVARQFEYSPPFSLEQVIIGSRLLLNRLLEHRDAGERLPPYPQSEIPKLD from the coding sequence ATGAGCGATTTAAAGTCGGACGCTGAAGCCTTGCTGACAGAGGCGATGGCGCTGTTCAATCGACAGGCCTTTTTTGAGTGCCATGAGGTGCTGGAAGAACTCTGGCGTCCCCTGCCGTCGGGCCCCGAAAAGACTTGCTTGCAGGGCTTGCTCCAGGTGGGCGTCGGTTTTTACCACTGGCAGCGGGGCAATGCCGTGGGGGCGCGTAACAAGCTGCAATCCGGGCTGGAAAAGCTGGACGCGGTGGCCCGACAATTCGAGTATTCGCCGCCGTTCTCTTTGGAGCAAGTGATTATTGGCTCCCGATTGCTTTTGAACAGGCTGCTTGAACATCGGGACGCCGGGGAACGTCTGCCGCCCTATCCGCAATCAGAAATTCCTAAATTAGATTGA
- the murA gene encoding UDP-N-acetylglucosamine 1-carboxyvinyltransferase — protein sequence MTEKLIIHGGKALRGEVEISGAKNSVLKLMAATLLTGDSIELRNVPHLSDVGVMTQVLKHLGCDVDQQDDDRLYIQAKNITSCEAPYDLVRKMRASFDVLGSLLGRFGEARVALPGGCSIGKRSVDLHVKGLMALGAEVEINHGYVEAKATRLVGAEILLDTPSVGATENIMLAATMAEGSTILSNAAQEPEIVDLANFLNAMGADISGAGTNEIVINGVKPGTLHGTTYSVMPDRIEAATYLMAGVGTLGDVTVNNVLPVHLSSLTHKLIEMGADIEMPTPNSIRIRSDRRLQAQNIVTQPYPGFPTDLQAPFMTLLSTADGVSIVKETIYENRFKQVGELKRMGADISVERDVAVITGVPHLSGAEVNAHDLRAGAAMVIAGVMAEGATQVFDLHHLDRGYEDVVGKMQSLGATIERVPDNSERPVSEETSA from the coding sequence TTGACTGAAAAATTAATCATTCACGGCGGCAAGGCCCTGCGCGGTGAAGTTGAAATCTCGGGCGCCAAAAATTCCGTTCTCAAACTGATGGCAGCCACGCTGTTGACTGGAGACAGCATTGAACTGCGAAATGTTCCCCACCTCAGCGATGTGGGCGTCATGACCCAGGTACTCAAGCATCTGGGTTGCGATGTGGACCAGCAGGACGATGATCGCCTGTATATTCAGGCCAAAAACATTACCAGTTGCGAAGCCCCCTACGATCTGGTGCGTAAGATGCGAGCCAGCTTTGATGTGCTGGGCAGCTTGCTGGGCCGTTTCGGCGAGGCCCGTGTGGCCCTGCCCGGTGGCTGCTCCATTGGCAAGCGCAGCGTCGATTTGCACGTCAAGGGCCTGATGGCGCTGGGTGCGGAAGTCGAAATCAACCATGGCTACGTGGAAGCCAAGGCCACCCGTTTGGTGGGCGCTGAAATTTTGCTGGATACCCCCAGCGTGGGCGCCACTGAGAACATTATGCTGGCTGCCACCATGGCGGAAGGCTCTACCATTTTGTCCAATGCCGCCCAGGAGCCCGAGATTGTCGATCTGGCCAATTTCCTGAATGCCATGGGTGCCGATATCAGCGGCGCGGGCACCAACGAAATCGTGATCAACGGGGTGAAGCCCGGCACCTTGCACGGTACCACCTACAGCGTGATGCCCGATCGCATTGAAGCGGCCACCTACCTGATGGCCGGCGTGGGTACTCTGGGGGATGTGACGGTCAACAACGTGTTGCCGGTGCATTTAAGCTCCCTGACCCATAAACTGATTGAAATGGGTGCCGATATCGAGATGCCCACCCCCAACAGCATTCGCATTCGCAGCGATCGCCGTCTGCAAGCCCAAAATATTGTGACCCAGCCTTATCCGGGCTTCCCCACTGACCTGCAAGCGCCGTTTATGACCTTGTTGAGTACGGCGGATGGGGTCAGCATCGTCAAAGAAACCATTTACGAGAATCGGTTTAAACAAGTGGGCGAACTCAAGCGCATGGGCGCCGATATTTCCGTGGAGCGTGATGTGGCGGTGATTACGGGTGTACCGCATCTCAGCGGGGCGGAAGTCAATGCCCACGATCTGCGGGCCGGTGCCGCCATGGTCATTGCTGGTGTTATGGCCGAAGGAGCTACTCAGGTCTTCGATCTCCACCATCTGGATCGGGGTTATGAAGACGTGGTGGGCAAAATGCAAAGTCTGGGAGCCACCATTGAGCGAGTCCCGGATAACTCCGAGCGCCCGGTGAGCGAAGAGACATCTGCCTGA
- a CDS encoding DNA-3-methyladenine glycosylase: MLDELKPTEPPDCLILPAAFFAQDTVTVARALLGCQLWQFHPPTSAWRAFRIVETEAYTQNDPACHAYNRTTGRAETLYHHPGTAYVYLIYGMYHCLNVVTEPHGTAGAVLFRALEPVEDQSLKTHGPGRLTKALGITRQAANGLPLTRWEHGLCLSAGQDYSDGQVIQTTRIGITKAMDYPWRFYIKDNPWVSVKAASV, from the coding sequence TTGTTGGATGAATTAAAACCGACCGAGCCCCCTGATTGCCTCATTCTGCCTGCCGCGTTTTTTGCACAGGACACAGTGACTGTGGCCCGTGCCCTGCTGGGCTGCCAGTTGTGGCAGTTTCATCCCCCCACCAGTGCTTGGCGGGCCTTCCGCATTGTGGAAACGGAGGCCTATACCCAGAACGATCCGGCCTGCCATGCCTACAACCGCACCACCGGACGGGCGGAAACCCTGTATCACCATCCGGGAACCGCCTATGTATACCTGATTTACGGCATGTATCACTGTTTAAACGTGGTGACCGAACCGCACGGTACAGCAGGGGCGGTATTGTTTCGGGCTTTGGAGCCGGTTGAAGATCAGTCCCTCAAAACCCATGGGCCGGGACGCCTGACCAAGGCGCTGGGCATTACCCGCCAAGCCGCAAACGGACTTCCCTTGACCCGCTGGGAACATGGGCTCTGCCTCAGTGCGGGGCAGGACTACTCCGATGGTCAAGTGATTCAGACCACCCGAATCGGCATTACCAAGGCGATGGACTATCCCTGGCGCTTTTATATCAAGGACAATCCCTGGGTGTCAGTCAAAGCGGCGAGTGTTTAG
- the rplI gene encoding 50S ribosomal protein L9, with amino-acid sequence MQVILTKDVDTLGSNGDIIEVSDGYYRNYLGPRNMAVIATKGSLADLQRRIDRIRAKAEKKHQEDLAKAEKVNALQLITLEANAGDTGKLYGTITTKELTKVLQEKTGYEIERRNVNVDHPINKVGEYTVYVKFSAKVSAQVKLAVKAIKAKHEEFVLEDAFAGEEN; translated from the coding sequence ATGCAGGTAATTTTAACCAAAGATGTGGATACGCTGGGTAGCAACGGCGATATCATCGAGGTTTCCGACGGTTATTACCGCAACTACCTCGGGCCACGTAACATGGCCGTCATCGCCACCAAAGGATCCCTGGCCGACTTGCAGCGTCGCATCGACCGCATTCGCGCCAAAGCCGAGAAAAAGCATCAGGAAGACCTGGCCAAGGCCGAAAAAGTGAATGCCCTGCAACTGATTACCCTGGAAGCCAACGCTGGCGACACCGGTAAACTGTACGGCACCATCACCACCAAGGAACTGACCAAGGTTCTGCAGGAGAAAACCGGCTACGAAATCGAGCGCCGTAACGTCAACGTGGATCACCCCATTAATAAAGTGGGTGAGTACACGGTGTACGTGAAATTCTCCGCCAAGGTTTCCGCCCAGGTGAAACTGGCAGTGAAAGCCATCAAGGCCAAGCACGAAGAATTCGTACTGGAAGACGCTTTCGCAGGCGAAGAAAACTAA
- a CDS encoding TrmB family transcriptional regulator — MSDSLIDKLKELGFNTYEAKVYLALLKQHPATGYEVSKESGVPQARAYDTLKALESANAVVAIGGKPVTYMPIRPEELLDRWEKSFQGSIDYLRQALPSIAEETVEPVINMRGQESIFKYALDMINSAKRSIFMEFWKDDAAVLHAALLAAKDRGVDVRLVGYDYCELEGLEVYQHGLACSIEQSLGGRWMILSVDDKEGLVGTVSQADRPPQAVVTRNPGIVLVIKELIVHDIFLLDIESNLQPELERLYGKDMLRLRRKILGNVTAALGV; from the coding sequence GTGTCAGACAGCCTGATAGACAAATTAAAAGAGCTGGGTTTCAATACCTACGAAGCAAAAGTCTATCTGGCACTGCTCAAGCAGCACCCCGCCACGGGGTACGAGGTCAGCAAAGAGTCTGGCGTCCCGCAGGCCCGGGCTTACGATACCTTAAAAGCGCTGGAATCCGCCAACGCAGTGGTGGCCATTGGCGGAAAGCCGGTGACCTACATGCCCATCCGTCCGGAAGAACTGCTGGATCGATGGGAAAAGTCGTTTCAGGGTTCAATCGATTACCTGCGGCAGGCCTTACCCAGTATTGCCGAGGAAACCGTAGAGCCCGTCATCAACATGCGTGGGCAGGAGTCCATTTTCAAGTACGCCCTGGACATGATTAACAGCGCCAAGCGCTCTATATTTATGGAATTCTGGAAAGATGACGCTGCCGTCTTGCATGCGGCCTTGTTGGCCGCCAAAGACCGAGGGGTGGATGTGCGTCTGGTCGGTTACGACTACTGCGAGCTGGAAGGCCTGGAGGTCTATCAGCACGGACTGGCTTGCAGTATCGAACAATCGTTGGGTGGGCGCTGGATGATTCTCTCCGTGGATGACAAGGAGGGCCTGGTGGGAACCGTTTCCCAGGCGGATCGTCCCCCTCAGGCGGTGGTGACCCGGAACCCCGGCATCGTGCTGGTGATTAAAGAGTTGATTGTCCACGATATTTTCCTGCTGGATATTGAAAGCAATTTACAGCCTGAACTGGAAAGGCTGTACGGCAAGGACATGTTACGGTTACGTCGAAAAATTTTGGGGAACGTGACCGCTGCCTTAGGGGTTTGA
- a CDS encoding helix-turn-helix domain-containing protein, giving the protein MKPSEKRLGLAIQLLLMRSGLQIEELAQQMGITGDALSNLIHGRRRFKDDTLVKLANTPALQEEGLLLSQLRALRAVDEYKFEELILALVEYIRQGEIERLPKDFFQNLQASMERDGVPPSLASKRHALFSLIQEDPL; this is encoded by the coding sequence ATGAAACCGTCAGAGAAGAGACTGGGTCTGGCTATCCAGCTGTTGTTAATGAGAAGCGGTCTGCAAATTGAGGAGTTGGCCCAGCAGATGGGCATTACCGGCGATGCGCTTTCCAATTTGATCCATGGGCGCCGTCGATTTAAGGATGACACTCTGGTCAAGCTGGCAAACACGCCCGCCCTGCAGGAAGAAGGCCTCCTGCTCAGCCAGCTAAGAGCCCTGCGAGCGGTTGATGAGTATAAGTTTGAAGAGCTGATACTGGCTTTGGTGGAGTATATTCGACAGGGTGAAATTGAGCGGCTCCCTAAAGATTTTTTTCAGAACCTTCAGGCCAGCATGGAGCGGGACGGGGTTCCCCCAAGCCTTGCAAGTAAGCGGCATGCGCTGTTTTCACTAATTCAAGAAGACCCTTTATAA
- a CDS encoding helix-turn-helix transcriptional regulator, whose translation MRLLIAEVAYRKKGWNMRKVADRLDVDHQTVMYWNQGRAYPRFLTLVRLCRLLECTFEDLLAE comes from the coding sequence ATGCGATTGTTGATTGCGGAAGTGGCGTATCGTAAAAAAGGCTGGAACATGCGCAAAGTGGCCGACAGGCTGGATGTGGATCATCAAACGGTCATGTACTGGAATCAGGGACGGGCTTACCCTCGATTTTTGACCCTGGTTCGGTTGTGCCGCCTGCTGGAATGCACCTTTGAGGATTTATTGGCCGAGTAG
- a CDS encoding RidA family protein → MRKTFAMTQDTVSPPTQSADQRSELEALLPPPPLPIGSYVATVQVGNLVHTSGVLPMKEGQVAVTGAVGSWDVSVAEGQEAARLCILNALSLLRHALGSLDRVKRIVKLTGFVSSAPNFYEQPQVMNAASDLLVAYFGEAGKHVRSAVGVASLPKNAAVEVELVVEVA, encoded by the coding sequence TTGAGAAAGACTTTTGCCATGACCCAGGATACGGTTTCTCCTCCCACCCAATCAGCAGACCAGCGGTCTGAACTGGAGGCCCTTTTACCCCCACCCCCCTTGCCCATTGGAAGCTATGTGGCCACGGTACAGGTGGGTAATTTAGTCCACACCTCCGGTGTATTGCCCATGAAAGAGGGTCAGGTTGCCGTGACGGGCGCGGTGGGCAGCTGGGATGTCAGCGTTGCGGAAGGCCAGGAAGCGGCCAGATTGTGTATTTTAAACGCCCTGAGCCTGCTTCGGCATGCCCTGGGCAGTCTGGATCGGGTCAAGCGCATTGTGAAGCTGACCGGCTTTGTGAGCAGCGCCCCCAACTTTTATGAGCAACCCCAGGTGATGAATGCCGCTTCTGACTTGCTGGTTGCGTATTTCGGCGAAGCCGGAAAACATGTGCGTTCTGCCGTGGGCGTGGCCAGCTTGCCAAAAAACGCCGCCGTGGAAGTGGAACTGGTGGTCGAGGTCGCTTAA
- a CDS encoding isoprenyl transferase — translation MITTEVSTQFTELLTSSGLQHVAIIMDGNRRWAKQRHLPTLVGHKKGVDALRTLVRFGSDHGLKALTVYAFSTENWRRSTEEVGYLLRLFVEALSKELAELHRNNVQIRFIGDISAFPPDLYNLIQSAHEQTAHNTGLKFQIAANYGGRHELAQAMQQLAQEVQEGQLSPTDITEAHIDAKLYTHGLPDLDLLIRTGGDSRISNYLLWQSAYAEFYVTDLLWPDFSPQAFERAVEVFARRERRYGQ, via the coding sequence ATGATTACCACAGAAGTCAGTACCCAATTTACCGAACTGCTCACCAGCAGTGGACTCCAGCATGTGGCCATTATTATGGATGGCAATCGCCGCTGGGCCAAACAGCGGCACTTACCCACGCTGGTGGGTCACAAGAAAGGCGTGGACGCTTTGAGGACGCTGGTTCGCTTTGGTTCGGATCATGGGCTGAAAGCGCTGACTGTCTATGCCTTTTCCACGGAAAACTGGCGGCGCAGCACCGAGGAAGTGGGCTATTTGCTGCGCTTGTTTGTGGAAGCCCTGTCCAAAGAGCTGGCCGAACTGCACCGTAACAACGTGCAAATTCGCTTTATCGGGGATATTTCAGCCTTTCCCCCGGATTTGTACAACCTGATTCAGTCCGCCCACGAGCAAACTGCCCACAACACGGGCCTGAAATTCCAGATTGCCGCCAATTACGGCGGACGCCATGAGTTGGCTCAGGCCATGCAACAATTGGCTCAGGAGGTGCAGGAGGGTCAATTGTCCCCCACAGACATTACGGAAGCCCATATTGACGCCAAACTTTACACCCACGGGCTGCCCGATCTGGATTTGCTTATCCGCACCGGCGGGGATTCCCGCATTAGCAACTATTTGCTGTGGCAAAGCGCCTATGCCGAATTCTATGTCACCGACCTGCTGTGGCCGGATTTCAGTCCGCAGGCTTTTGAGCGGGCTGTGGAAGTTTTTGCCCGGCGGGAACGGCGCTACGGTCAGTAA
- a CDS encoding DUF561 domain-containing protein produces the protein MNARINALKSALKARNAVKVIAGIANLDLDHVLQVVRSAEAAGAVAVDVAAHPEIVKAAKEATQAAVFASSVEPAALAAAVAAGADVAELGNFDALYDQGLFLSADEVLELAQQTVSAVQGQALVSITIPGHLTVESQVRLAAQLEALGVDIIQTEGASRVLAAEPTVKSMSQQEKEAITLRNTRALSKATRLPIMTASGITADNVAAALEAGASAVGVGSFVNKAQTEAEMVERCQAVVAASAHTISVAC, from the coding sequence ATGAACGCTCGTATTAACGCCTTAAAGTCCGCATTAAAAGCCCGCAACGCCGTTAAAGTCATTGCCGGCATCGCTAACCTGGATTTGGACCATGTCCTGCAAGTGGTTCGGTCCGCTGAAGCCGCTGGCGCCGTGGCTGTGGACGTGGCTGCTCACCCTGAAATCGTGAAAGCCGCCAAAGAGGCCACCCAAGCTGCCGTGTTCGCCTCCAGCGTAGAGCCTGCCGCGCTGGCTGCCGCCGTTGCCGCCGGTGCCGATGTGGCCGAATTGGGCAACTTCGATGCCCTCTACGATCAAGGCCTGTTCCTCAGCGCCGATGAAGTGCTGGAACTGGCTCAGCAAACCGTGTCTGCCGTTCAGGGTCAAGCGCTGGTGTCCATCACCATTCCCGGTCACCTGACCGTGGAAAGCCAAGTACGCTTGGCTGCTCAACTGGAAGCCCTGGGTGTGGATATCATTCAAACCGAAGGCGCGAGCCGCGTTCTGGCCGCTGAGCCCACTGTAAAATCCATGAGTCAGCAAGAAAAAGAAGCCATCACCCTGCGCAACACCCGTGCTTTGTCAAAAGCCACCCGCTTGCCCATCATGACCGCCAGCGGCATTACCGCTGACAATGTGGCTGCCGCTCTGGAAGCCGGTGCCAGTGCCGTAGGCGTGGGTAGCTTTGTGAATAAAGCCCAAACCGAAGCGGAGATGGTGGAGCGCTGCCAGGCCGTGGTGGCCGCTAGCGCCCACACAATCAGCGTGGCCTGCTAG